The proteins below are encoded in one region of Dioscorea cayenensis subsp. rotundata cultivar TDr96_F1 chromosome 18, TDr96_F1_v2_PseudoChromosome.rev07_lg8_w22 25.fasta, whole genome shotgun sequence:
- the LOC120282343 gene encoding pentatricopeptide repeat-containing protein At1g74600, chloroplastic, with protein MKWRSPLSSSLFPLRSSNLHSRISTSTSTSKPLINPHSDVFSANCLADSHLKRGRIEDALHILDEIPQPNLVSWNLAISCHNHASQFDRSLATFRDLRSLGFQPNQFTYGSVLSACVASQRIDFSEQLYSLVLKNGFFLNGYVLTGLVDLFAKTGRFGDALKLFSEVDTENVVCWNALIAGGVRNGENLVALELFLEMVDGFCMPNGFTFSSVLNACAAVREFEMGRGIHAWAVKCNAGDDVFVGTAIVDLYAKCGDMYAAVKEFSKMPFRNVVSWTAIISGFSQKEDALHAIQFFKEMIHAKVEVNNFTITSVLAACSKPLIVNAVHHIHCWVLKNGVFMDFVVKNALISAYAKTGDVWMSEEVFKEAGVMESPNTWSAMISGLVQNNSFTKSIELFQKMFREGLNPDKFCIASILSVIDSTDLGRQVHSYVVKAGLVSDLLVGCALFTVYSKLDSIDDSYEIFLQMPERDTVAWSSMIAGFAEHGHSEKALFLFRQMILEKVRIDHVTLSSVLTAASFPQFLTRGKEIHAYALRLGLAPDSLIGGALVSMYAKCKSLISARSIFDGTLHKDQVLWSSMISAYVSNNLSEEAFLVFNRMLIAGGEVDRFTCSSVLGLCANLSKQSLGRQLHARVIRAGITHCLSVSSALVTMYSKCGSIDDSRKVFDEIESPDLITWTAMMDGYAQHGRGLEALEIFSMMKEHGVKPDSVAMVGVLSACSHNGLVDEGFLHFKSMSRDYGIEPELCHYACIVDLLGRSGRLKEAVDFIHKMPVKPDSLVWSTLLGACRVHGDVELGKVAAQKVLELEPTDSGAYISLSNMSADVGNWEEVVRLRSSMEGVGLKKEYGWSVV; from the coding sequence ATGAAATGGAGATCACCtctatcttcttctctctttcctcTTCGTAGTTCCAATCTCCATTCCCGcatctccacctccacctccacctccaaaCCTCTAATCAATCCTCACTCTGATGTATTCTCCGCCAACTGCCTCGCTGATTCTCACCTCAAGCGTGGCCGCATCGAAGATGCACTTCATATACTTGATGAAATTCCCCAACCAAACCTCGTCTCTTGGAACCTTGCAATTTCATGCCACAACCACGCTTCTCAGTTTGATAGATCTCTGGCAACCTTCCGAGACTTGCGCTCTCTTGGTTTCCAGCCGAATCAGTTCACCTACGGGAGTGTGCTGTCAGCTTGTGTGGCTTCTCAAAGGATTGATTTTAGTGAGCAGTTGTATTCTCTTGTTCTTAAAAATGGGTTCTTTCTCAATGGTTATGTGCTTACTGGGTTGGTAGATTTGTTTGCGAAGACTGGAAGGTTTGGTGATGCTTTGAAGTTGTTCTCGGAGGTTGATACTGAGAATGTGGTCTGTTGGAATGCTCTTATTGCTGGGGGTGTCAGAAATGGTGAGAATTTAGTTGCTTTGGAGCTTTTTCTTGAGATGGTGGATGGGTTTTGTATGCCGAATGGCTTTACTTTTTCGAGTGTGTTGAATGCCTGTGCAGCAGTTAGGGAATTTGAGATGGGTAGAGGTATTCATGCTTGGGCGGTTAAATGTAATGCTGGAGATGATGTATTTGTTGGGACTGCTATTGTTGACTTGTATGCGAAATGCGGTGATATGTATGCGGCTGTGAAGGAGTTCTCTAAGATGCCATTTCGGAATGTGGTTTCTTGGACAGCTATTATTTCAGGGTTTTCTCAAAAGGAGGATGCTCTTCATGCAATTCAATTCTTCAAGGAAATGATACACGCAAAGGTGGAAGTGAACAATTTTACGATAACAAGTGTGCTTGCTGCTTGCAGTAAACCTTTAATAGTGAATGCGGTTCACCACATCCACTGTTGGGTGCTTAAAAATggggtttttatggattttgtgGTGAAAAATGCTTTGATTAGTGCATATGCGAAAACCGGGGATGTTTGGATGTCTGAAGAAGTGTTCAAGGAGGCAGGCGTCATGGAATCTCCTAATACTTGGTCGGCTATGATATCAGGTCTTGTGCAAAACAATAGCTTTACAAAATCAATTGAACTGTTTCAAAAGATGTTTCGTGAAGGCTTGAATCCAGATAAGTTTTGTATTGCTAGCATTTTAAGCGTTATTGATTCTACAGACTTGGGAAGACAGGTCCATTCTTATGTTGTTAAAGCTGGATTAGTATCCGATCTTTTGGTGGGATGTGCGCTTTTCACTGTGTACTCTAAATTGGACAGCATAGATGATAGTTATGAGATATTCCTACAAATGCCTGAAAGAGACACAGTTGCATGGTCCTCCATGATAGCCGGTTTTGCAGAGCATGGTCATTCAGAAAAGGCACTTTTCTTGTTCAGGCAAATGATCCTTGAGAAAGTAAGAATTGATCATGTAACCTTGTCTTCTGTTCTTACTGCAGCCTCTTTTCCCCAGTTCTTGACAAGGGGAAAGGAAATTCATGCGTATGCTCTTCGCTTAGGACTAGCTCCTGATTCTCTCATTGGAGGTGCTCTTGTTAGCATGTATGCAAAATGCAAATCTCTAATCTCTGCAAGGAGCATCTTTGATGGGACACTGCACAAGGATCAAGTACTGTGGTCCTCCATGATTTCAGCGTATGTATCAAATAATTTAAGTGAGGAAGCGTTCTTGGTTTTTAATAGAATGCTGATTGCTGGTGGGGAGGTGGACCGTTTTACATGTTCATCAGTTCTTGGGTTGTGTGCAAACTTATCAAAGCAAAGTTTGGGCAGACAATTGCATGCCCGTGTTATCAGGGCTGGCATTACTCATTGTCTTTCAGTTAGTAGTGCTCTAGTGACAATGTACTCAAAATGCGGGAGCATTGATGATTCTCGCAAAGTGTTTGATGAGATAGAAAGTCCAGACTTGATCACATGGACGGCAATGATGGATGGTTATGCTCAACATGGAAGAGGTCTAGAAGCTCTGGAGATCTTTAGCATGATGAAAGAGCATGGCGTCAAACCTGATTCTGTGGCTATGGTTGGCGTTTTATCTGCATGTAGCCATAATGGCTTGGTGGATGAAGGCTTTCTCCATTTTAAATCTATGAGCAGAGATTATGGGATTGAACCAGAGTTATGCCATTACGCCTGTATTGTTGATTTACTTGGACGATCTGGTAGGCTTAAAGAGGCTGTAGATTTTATTCATAAGATGCCTGTTAAACCTGATTCATTAGTGTGGAGCACACTGCTTGGTGCTTGTAGAGTACATGGTGATGTTGAGCTGGGAAAAGTTGCGGCACAGAAGGTTCTTGAACTGGAGCCTACTGATTCTGGGGCTTATATTTCTTTGTCAAACATGTCTGCAGATGTGGGAAATTGGGAGGAGGTTGTTAGGCTCAGAAGTTCAATGGAGGGGGTTGGTCTGAAGAAGGAATATGGCTGGAGTGTAGTGTGA
- the LOC120282345 gene encoding protein FEZ-like isoform X2 gives MDEKINKGNGADEVMIPGFRFHHTDEELVEFYLTMKIQNKPLAIELISQLDIYKYDPWDLPKWYFYCRRRRKYRNSARPNRVTDAGFWKATRGDRPIYSPNETKCIGLKKTLVFYKGRAAKCVKTDWMMHEFRLSSTSDSSPLKRPSDIQISTDDSWAICRIFKKINSSEQRGKLQPCMPTTTKTANSNFFSSSAANTPVGFESLFCITEARCEIQFGSNINLQYQPKYQIKQKPSALHFTDSMVCSSVDPSITSSQAVDVTSVLLEMPPEKLAGDRTLASKEFENNSQLGIKWNCSSGQKGSLIRENLNTCYPSSEVGENFEDDEFYYRVSTH, from the exons AtggatgaaaaaataaataaagggaaTGGAGCTGATGAAGTAATGATACCGGGTTTTCGGTTCCATCACACAGATGAGGAACTGGTTGAGTTTTACCTGACGATGAAGATTCAGAATAAGCCACTGGCCATAGAGCTCATCAGCCAGCTcgatatttacaaatatgatcCGTGGGATCTTCCAA AATGGTATTTCTACTGCAGAAGACGCCGGAAATACAGAAACAGCGCAAGGCCGAACAGGGTCACAGATGCCGGATTCTGGAAAGCAACGAGAGGGGACAGGCCAATCTACTCCCCCAACGAAACCAAGTGCATAGGTCTAAAGAAAACACTTGTATTTTACAAAGGCAGAGCTGCCAAATGTGTTAAAACAGATTGGATGATGCATGAGTTCAGGCTGTCATCGACTTCTGATTCATCTCCACTGAAAAGACCTTCAGATATACAAATCTCAACCGAC GATTCTTGGGCAATCTGCaggattttcaagaaaatcaaTTCCTCGGAACAGAGAGGAAAATTGCAACCCTGCATGCCAACCACAACAAAGACAGCTAATTCAAACTTCTTCAGCAGTTCAGCTGCCAACACTCCAGTTGGTTTTGAAAGTCTTTTTTGCATAACAGAAGCCAGATGTGAAATTCAATTTGGCAGCAACATCAACTTGCAATATCAGCCAAAATATCAGATAAAACAAAAACCTTCAGCGCTTCACTTCACTGATAGCATGGTTTGCTCTTCAGTTGATCCATCAATAACTTCATCCCAGGCAGTTGATGTTACGTCTGTTCTTCTAGAGATGCCTCCTGAAAAACTTGCAGGTGATAGAACTCTGGCATCcaaagaatttgaaaataattcccAACTGGGGATAAAGTGGAACTGCAGCAGTGGACAAAAAGGTTCATTGATAAGAGAGAATCTTAACACATGCTATCCTAGCAGTGAAGTGGGTGAAAATTTTGAGGACGATGAGTTCTACTATCGAGTATCAACTCATTGA
- the LOC120282344 gene encoding pentatricopeptide repeat-containing protein At2g02980, chloroplastic yields MNPVSTVNPLFPAKPTDSYLPLHLLPKCNSIREFQQIHAITIKSDLDVSLLTKLITAISIRPTPLSLSYAHQLFDQIPHPGVLLFNTMSRAYSRSNTPLLSFSFFSRMLESGLFPDDYTFPSLLKACSTSKALKQGRQSHAVALKLGHAENAYVLPTLINMYAECGDINASRNLFDRMDQKCIVSYNSMITACVRSSRPSEALALFRELQADGIESTYVTMLSVLSSCALLGALELGRWIHEYVKKNGFSSYVKVNTALIDMYAKCGSLDDAVQVFTDMDYRDTQAWSAMIVAYAIHGHGTHSISLFEDMRREGIKPDDITFLGVLYACSHAGLVEQGLEYFHCMKRNHGITPGIKHYGCIVDLLARAGRLEEAYKFIDNSPITPTPILWRTLLSACGAHGNVDLGKKVFYRILELDDTHGGDYVILSNMCATKGHWEDVNKIRKLMKDTGAVKVPGCSSIEIENTVHEFFSGDGKHRNSEEVHRMVDEVVEQLKLVGYVPDTSKVFHAGLEEDEKEVSLRYHSEKLAIAFGLINTTPGTTIRVVKNLRVCGDCHSMAKFISMVFDRVIVLRDLNRFHHFKNGVCSCGDYW; encoded by the coding sequence ATGAACCCAGTTTCAACTGTCAACCCCTTGTTTCCCGCCAAACCAACAGACAGTTACCTTCCTCTCCATCTCCTACCAAAATGCAATTCAATCAGAGAATTCCAACAAATCCATGCCATCACTATAAAATCCGATCTTGATGTCTCGCTGCTCACGAAGCTCATTACCGCCATCTCCATCCGGCCGACGCCTTTATCTTTGTCCTATGCTCATCAACTGTTCGACCAAATTCCCCATCCGGGTGTACTCCTGTTTAACACCATGTCCCGTGCCTATTCCCGTTCAAACACACCACTCTTATCCTTCTCGTTCTTCTCCCGAATGCTTGAATCTGGTCTCTTCCCCGATGACTACACATTCCCTTCACTTCTCAAAGCCTGTTCTACTTCTAAAGCTCTCAAACAAGGCCGGCAATCTCATGCTGTCGCCTTGAAGCTTGGTCATGCTGAAAATGCCTATGTGCTGCCAACTCTCATCAACATGTATGCAGAGTGTGGTGACATTAATGCCTCAAGAAACCTGTTTGACCGAATGGACCAGAAGTGCATTGTTTCATATAATTCTATGATCACAGCTTGCGTTCGGAGTAGTCGGCCTAGTGAAGCTCTGGCTTTGTTTCGTGAGCTGCAAGCGGATGGCATTGAATCGACATATGTCACAATGCTTAGTGTTCTTTCCTCTTGCGCTCTGCTTGGCGCATTGGAGCTCGGGCGATGGATTCACGAGTACGTGAAGAAAAATGGGTTCAGTTCCTATGTGAAGGTGAACACTGCATTGATAGACATGTACGCAAAGTGCGGGAGCTTAGATGATGCTGTGCAGGTGTTCACTGACATGGACTATAGAGATACTCAAGCCTGGTCTGCCATGATTGTTGCTTACGCAATTCACGGGCACGGCACTCATTCCATTTCCTTGTTCGAGGATATGCGAAGAGAAGGTATCAAACCAGATGACATTACATTTCTCGGCGTCTTATATGCTTGCAGTCATGCTGGTTTAGTAGAGCAAGGCCTTGAATACTTCCATTGCATGAAGAGAAACCACGGCATCACACCAGGGATCAAGCATTATGGTTGCATTGTCGATCTGCTAGCTCGAGCAGGGCGTTTAGAAGAGGCTTACAAATTCATCGATAACTCACCCATCACACCCACACCGATACTATGGCGGACATTGCTATCTGCTTGTGGTGCTCATGGAAATGTAGATCTCGGGAAAAAAGTGTTTTATAGAATTCTTGAACTCGATGACACGCATGGAGGTGACTATGTGATACTATCAAACATGTGTGCAACAAAAGGCCATTGGGAGGATGTGAACAAAATAAGAAAGCTAATGAAAGATACAGGAGCTGTTAAGGTGCCGGGATGTAGCTCGATAGAGATCGAAAACACAGTGCATGAGTTCTTCTCCGGTGATGGTAAACACCGAAATTCCGAGGAGGTGCATAGAATGGTTGATGAAGTTGTAGAACAACTGAAACTTGTTGGTTATGTGCCTGATACATCCAAAGTGTTTCATGCTGGTCTTGAAGAGGATGAAAAGGAAGTGAGTTTGAGATATCACAGTGAGAAGCTTGCCATTGCATTTGGGCTCATAAACACAACTCCAGGTACAACCATTAGAGTTGTTAAAAATCTTAGAGTTTGTGGAGATTGCCATTCAATGGCTAAGTTCATTTCCATGGTGTTTGATAGAGTTATAGTTCTTAGAGATCTCAATAGGTTCCACCATTTCAAGAATGGTGTATGTTCTTGTGGTGATTATTGGTAG
- the LOC120282368 gene encoding transcription factor MYB94-like: MGRPPCCDKAGVKKGPWTPEEDIMLVSYIQDHGPGNWRSIPTNTGLKRCSKSCRLRWTNYLRPGIKRGSFSDQEEKLIVHLQALLGNRWAAIASYLPERTDNDIKNYWNTHLKKKLNKVPNHGIDKGKWERSLQTDIKMAKQALLDALSLDEAPNCELNSVTTYNNSSSSSSSSSSTSTTATKTYAANADNISRLLEGWMKEKSGVSTQSSTTSANTMAMDSPSSGGTVTFEAGLMPYSFLETWLFDENVSEKEEQDAFLDVSLVDNSEFF, from the exons ATGGGTAGACCTCCATGTTGTGACAAAGCAGGAGTGAAGAAAGGTCCTTGGACACCAGAAGAAGATATCATGTTAGTTTCTTACATCCAAGATCATGGCCCTGGGAATTGGAGAAGTATTCCTACAAACACTG GGTTGAAGAGATGCAGTAAAAGTTGCAGACTTAGATGGACTAATTATTTGAGGCCTGGGATTAAACGTGGCAGTTTTAGTGATCAAGAAGAGAAactcattgttcatcttcaagCTCTTCTTGGAAATAG GTGGGCAGCAATAGCTTCTTATCTCCCAGAGAGAACAGACAATGATATCAAGAATTATTGGAACACACATCTGAAGAAGAAGCTAAACAAGGTTCCAAATCATGGTATTGATAAAGGTAAATGGGAGAGAAGTCTTCAGACTGACATTAAAATGGCAAAGCAAGCACTTCTTGATGCTTTGAGTTTGGATGAAGCACCAAACTGTGAACTTAACTCAGTGACTACTTATAataactcttcttcttcttcttcctcatcatcatcaacatcaacaacagcaacaaaaaCTTATGCAGCAAATGCTGATAATATATCAAGGCTGCTAGAAGGATGGATGAAGGAGAAGTCTGGTGTTTCTACTCAGAGTTCAACAACCAGTGCTAACACCATGGCAATGGATTCTCCATCCAGTGGAGGAACTGTGACCTTTGAGGCTGGTTTAATGCCTTACTCTTTTCTTGAGACTTGGCTCTTTGATGAGAATGTTtctgagaaagaagaacaagatgctTTTCTTGATGTTTCTTTAGTTGATAATTCAGAATTCTTttga
- the LOC120282345 gene encoding protein FEZ-like isoform X1: protein MDEKINKGNGADEVMIPGFRFHHTDEELVEFYLTMKIQNKPLAIELISQLDIYKYDPWDLPKLALIGETEWYFYCRRRRKYRNSARPNRVTDAGFWKATRGDRPIYSPNETKCIGLKKTLVFYKGRAAKCVKTDWMMHEFRLSSTSDSSPLKRPSDIQISTDDSWAICRIFKKINSSEQRGKLQPCMPTTTKTANSNFFSSSAANTPVGFESLFCITEARCEIQFGSNINLQYQPKYQIKQKPSALHFTDSMVCSSVDPSITSSQAVDVTSVLLEMPPEKLAGDRTLASKEFENNSQLGIKWNCSSGQKGSLIRENLNTCYPSSEVGENFEDDEFYYRVSTH, encoded by the exons AtggatgaaaaaataaataaagggaaTGGAGCTGATGAAGTAATGATACCGGGTTTTCGGTTCCATCACACAGATGAGGAACTGGTTGAGTTTTACCTGACGATGAAGATTCAGAATAAGCCACTGGCCATAGAGCTCATCAGCCAGCTcgatatttacaaatatgatcCGTGGGATCTTCCAA AGCTGGCACTGATCGGAGAAACAGAATGGTATTTCTACTGCAGAAGACGCCGGAAATACAGAAACAGCGCAAGGCCGAACAGGGTCACAGATGCCGGATTCTGGAAAGCAACGAGAGGGGACAGGCCAATCTACTCCCCCAACGAAACCAAGTGCATAGGTCTAAAGAAAACACTTGTATTTTACAAAGGCAGAGCTGCCAAATGTGTTAAAACAGATTGGATGATGCATGAGTTCAGGCTGTCATCGACTTCTGATTCATCTCCACTGAAAAGACCTTCAGATATACAAATCTCAACCGAC GATTCTTGGGCAATCTGCaggattttcaagaaaatcaaTTCCTCGGAACAGAGAGGAAAATTGCAACCCTGCATGCCAACCACAACAAAGACAGCTAATTCAAACTTCTTCAGCAGTTCAGCTGCCAACACTCCAGTTGGTTTTGAAAGTCTTTTTTGCATAACAGAAGCCAGATGTGAAATTCAATTTGGCAGCAACATCAACTTGCAATATCAGCCAAAATATCAGATAAAACAAAAACCTTCAGCGCTTCACTTCACTGATAGCATGGTTTGCTCTTCAGTTGATCCATCAATAACTTCATCCCAGGCAGTTGATGTTACGTCTGTTCTTCTAGAGATGCCTCCTGAAAAACTTGCAGGTGATAGAACTCTGGCATCcaaagaatttgaaaataattcccAACTGGGGATAAAGTGGAACTGCAGCAGTGGACAAAAAGGTTCATTGATAAGAGAGAATCTTAACACATGCTATCCTAGCAGTGAAGTGGGTGAAAATTTTGAGGACGATGAGTTCTACTATCGAGTATCAACTCATTGA